The following are from one region of the Hydrogenophaga sp. BPS33 genome:
- a CDS encoding DoxX family protein: protein MNALQNPLALIGRILLAILFIPAGFGKIAGFAGSVGYATAMGLPMAQVGVAIALVIELFGGIALLIGYRTRIAAIALAVFTLVASFYFHAYWSLPAEQQMMQQLMFFKNLAITGGLLAFAAFGAGAFSLDARRKDA from the coding sequence ATGAACGCTCTGCAAAATCCCCTGGCCCTGATCGGCCGCATCCTGCTGGCCATCCTGTTCATTCCCGCAGGCTTCGGCAAGATCGCCGGTTTCGCCGGTAGCGTGGGTTATGCCACCGCCATGGGGCTGCCGATGGCGCAAGTGGGCGTGGCGATTGCGCTGGTGATCGAACTGTTCGGTGGCATTGCGCTGCTGATCGGCTATCGCACCCGCATCGCCGCCATTGCTTTGGCGGTCTTCACGCTGGTGGCCAGTTTCTACTTCCATGCCTACTGGAGCCTGCCGGCCGAGCAGCAGATGATGCAGCAGCTCATGTTCTTCAAGAACCTCGCCATCACGGGTGGCCTGCTGGCTTTCGCCGCCTTCGGTGCAGGCGCCTTCAGCCTGGATGCGCGCCGCAAGGACGCCTGA
- a CDS encoding flavodoxin family protein yields MPHIVVVYHSGYGHTQRMAQSVAQGAGAELLAIDADGNLPEGGWETLDAADAIVFGAPTYMGNVSWQFKKFADASSKPWFAQKWKDKIAAGFTNSAGMNGDKLSTLNTLFTLAMQHGMIWVSQGLMPSNTKGAQRNDVNYLVSYSGAMAQSPSDAGAGDMLPGDLETARLFGERVAVVVDRFVR; encoded by the coding sequence ATGCCTCACATCGTTGTGGTCTATCACTCGGGTTACGGCCACACCCAGCGCATGGCGCAATCGGTGGCACAGGGCGCGGGCGCGGAACTGCTCGCGATCGATGCCGACGGCAACCTGCCCGAGGGCGGCTGGGAGACGCTGGACGCGGCCGATGCCATCGTCTTTGGCGCGCCCACCTACATGGGCAACGTGAGCTGGCAGTTCAAGAAGTTTGCCGACGCCTCGAGCAAGCCCTGGTTCGCCCAGAAGTGGAAAGACAAGATCGCCGCCGGTTTCACCAACAGCGCGGGCATGAACGGCGACAAGCTGAGCACCCTCAACACCTTGTTCACCTTGGCCATGCAGCACGGCATGATCTGGGTCAGCCAGGGCCTCATGCCCAGCAACACCAAAGGTGCACAGCGCAACGACGTGAACTACCTGGTGAGCTACAGCGGGGCGATGGCGCAGTCGCCTTCGGATGCGGGGGCTGGGGATATGTTGCCTGGGGATCTGGAGACGGCGCGGCTGTTTGGAGAGCGGGTGGCAGTGGTTGTGGATCGGTTCGTGCGTTGA
- a CDS encoding MarR family winged helix-turn-helix transcriptional regulator, whose protein sequence is MPQHSTANALRRTGVPRKAVSGRSHAHDASLDGLSESHGIDTSFLESLLGYNARRAALAVIAVFLRRMAPYGVRPVDFSVLSVVAYNPGVTSRQICATLDILPPNLVGMIKSLQKRGLVVRKPHPNDRRAQGLHLSDEGQTLYNNAQATASSLERDVAGRLTPDELDTLITLLRKVYR, encoded by the coding sequence ATGCCACAACATTCCACCGCCAATGCCCTTCGCCGCACCGGCGTTCCACGCAAGGCCGTCAGCGGCCGCTCGCACGCGCACGACGCTTCTCTGGACGGTCTGAGCGAGTCCCACGGTATCGACACCTCGTTCCTGGAATCGCTGCTGGGCTACAACGCGCGCCGCGCCGCGCTGGCGGTGATCGCGGTGTTCCTTCGCCGCATGGCGCCGTATGGCGTGCGGCCGGTGGACTTCTCGGTGCTCTCGGTGGTCGCGTACAACCCGGGCGTGACCTCGCGGCAAATCTGCGCCACGCTGGACATCCTCCCGCCCAACCTGGTCGGCATGATCAAGAGCCTGCAGAAGCGCGGACTTGTGGTGCGCAAGCCGCATCCCAACGACCGGCGTGCGCAGGGACTTCACCTTTCTGATGAGGGGCAAACCCTCTACAACAACGCCCAGGCCACCGCTTCCTCGTTGGAGCGCGACGTGGCGGGCCGGCTCACGCCCGACGAGCTGGACACGCTCATCACTTTGCTGCGCAAGGTGTACAGGTAA
- a CDS encoding acyl-CoA dehydrogenase family protein, whose protein sequence is MNAYQPNPAEHAFLLFDVLRAHERLAKLPAMAEHADTGLLTQVIAEAGKFVGEVIAPLNREGDEVGARWHDGQVTMPPGFRDAYQAFWQAGWPSLACATEHGGQGLPTVVEAVLHEMLNAANHGWTMAPGLLHGAYECLRHHGSAELQARYLEKLATGEWLATMCLTEPHAGSDLGLVRTKAAPLANGRYALSGTKIFISGGEHDLSDNIVHLVLARLPDAPPGPKGLSLFLVAKFDENGQRSAVFCERIEEKMGLHGSPTCVLRFDEAEASIVGEPGKGLNAMFVMMNAARLLVGLQGIGLLDAAWQKAHAYAQERRQMRAPGSASRSGEADLIGLHPAIQRILHTQRAWIDAGRVIAYRTALELDTQKHHPDGARREAAARWCSLVTPVLKSAWTEQAFSGASACLQVFGGHGYVREWGIEQHVRDARVAMIYEGTNEIQAIDLLVRKTLPDGGAALQALLADLGQDLRDPRAIDALAQLQHLVRDGLLPRTRQADAPDLPYRLADDFLRALALLLMAWAWDRIATAKRPEPHVQEAQNAFWRWVWPEFQLRQGILETTLADPLR, encoded by the coding sequence ATGAACGCCTACCAGCCGAACCCCGCCGAGCACGCCTTCCTCCTGTTCGACGTGCTGCGCGCCCATGAGCGCCTGGCCAAATTGCCCGCCATGGCCGAACACGCCGACACCGGGCTGCTCACCCAGGTGATCGCAGAAGCGGGCAAGTTCGTGGGCGAGGTGATCGCCCCGCTCAACCGCGAAGGCGACGAAGTGGGCGCGCGGTGGCACGACGGCCAAGTCACCATGCCACCCGGATTTCGCGATGCGTACCAGGCCTTCTGGCAGGCCGGCTGGCCGTCGCTGGCCTGCGCCACCGAGCATGGCGGCCAGGGCCTGCCCACGGTGGTGGAAGCGGTGCTGCACGAAATGCTCAACGCCGCCAACCACGGCTGGACCATGGCGCCGGGCCTGCTGCACGGTGCCTACGAATGCCTGCGCCACCATGGCAGCGCGGAGCTCCAGGCGCGCTACCTGGAGAAGCTCGCAACGGGCGAGTGGCTGGCCACCATGTGCCTCACCGAACCCCATGCGGGCAGCGACCTCGGCCTGGTGCGCACCAAGGCCGCGCCCCTGGCCAACGGGCGCTACGCGCTCAGCGGCACCAAGATCTTCATCTCCGGCGGTGAACACGACCTCAGCGACAACATCGTGCACCTGGTGCTCGCGCGCCTGCCCGATGCGCCGCCCGGGCCCAAAGGGCTGTCCTTGTTCCTCGTGGCCAAGTTCGACGAGAACGGGCAGCGCAGCGCGGTCTTCTGTGAACGCATCGAAGAGAAGATGGGCCTGCACGGCAGCCCCACCTGCGTGCTGCGCTTCGACGAAGCCGAGGCATCGATCGTCGGCGAACCGGGCAAAGGCCTAAACGCGATGTTCGTGATGATGAACGCCGCGCGCCTGCTGGTCGGGCTGCAAGGCATCGGCCTGCTGGACGCGGCCTGGCAGAAGGCGCACGCCTACGCGCAGGAGCGCCGCCAGATGCGCGCGCCGGGCAGCGCCAGCCGATCGGGCGAGGCCGATCTTATTGGACTGCACCCGGCCATCCAGCGCATCCTGCACACCCAGCGCGCCTGGATCGATGCCGGGCGCGTGATCGCCTACCGCACCGCGCTCGAACTCGACACGCAGAAACACCACCCCGATGGCGCGCGGCGCGAAGCCGCGGCACGCTGGTGCAGCCTGGTCACACCGGTGCTCAAGTCGGCCTGGACCGAGCAGGCCTTCAGCGGCGCCAGCGCCTGCCTGCAGGTGTTCGGCGGCCACGGCTACGTGCGCGAATGGGGTATCGAACAGCACGTGCGCGACGCGCGCGTGGCCATGATCTACGAGGGCACCAACGAAATCCAGGCCATCGACCTGCTGGTGCGCAAGACCCTGCCCGACGGCGGCGCGGCGCTGCAGGCCCTGCTCGCCGACCTGGGCCAGGACCTGCGCGACCCGCGCGCCATCGACGCGCTGGCGCAGCTGCAGCACCTGGTGCGCGACGGGCTGCTGCCGCGCACCCGGCAAGCCGACGCACCCGACCTGCCCTACCGCCTCGCGGACGATTTCCTGCGCGCGCTGGCGCTCTTGCTCATGGCCTGGGCCTGGGACCGAATCGCAACAGCCAAACGGCCCGAGCCACACGTCCAAGAGGCGCAGAACGCCTTCTGGCGCTGGGTCTGGCCCGAGTTCCAGCTGCGCCAGGGCATCCTGGAGACCACCCTGGCCGACCCCTTGCGTTGA